The following proteins come from a genomic window of Elusimicrobiota bacterium:
- the secF gene encoding protein translocase subunit SecF: MEFFKTPKFDYIKHYKFFFGLSAVLAVVSVGAIVVRGKSLLSIDFTGGTLIQGYFEKTPVPLADVRSALSKAGLGGAELQSVPEHNAVILRFKTKQSEEERRTIESRVKNAFAAAHPDNPFIEERAEFVGPVVGAHLKVKAGLAILFSLLGIVVYVAFRFRNWIWGVSGVLALAHDVFLALGFMAVMNREISITVIAALLTLAGYSINDTIVIFDRIRENIRLRGRTGKEGLDALINRSLNETLSRTIITSLTVFIVLISLLLFGGEVIRDFALALTFGVVVGSYSTLFIATPLVYLWQSKSGRSLR, encoded by the coding sequence ATGGAATTCTTCAAAACCCCCAAGTTCGATTACATCAAGCACTACAAGTTTTTCTTCGGCCTGTCGGCGGTGTTGGCGGTGGTCAGTGTCGGCGCCATCGTCGTCCGCGGTAAGTCCTTGCTCAGCATTGACTTCACCGGCGGGACCTTGATCCAAGGGTACTTTGAAAAAACCCCCGTGCCCTTGGCGGACGTGCGGTCCGCGCTGTCCAAGGCGGGTCTGGGCGGGGCGGAGCTTCAAAGCGTGCCCGAACACAACGCCGTCATTCTGCGTTTCAAAACGAAACAATCGGAAGAAGAACGCCGGACCATCGAAAGCCGGGTCAAGAACGCCTTCGCGGCGGCCCACCCGGACAACCCGTTCATCGAAGAACGCGCCGAATTCGTGGGGCCGGTGGTGGGCGCCCATTTAAAAGTGAAAGCCGGTTTGGCGATCTTGTTTTCCCTTTTGGGCATCGTGGTCTACGTGGCGTTCCGGTTCCGGAATTGGATTTGGGGCGTCTCCGGCGTTTTGGCCCTGGCCCACGACGTCTTTTTGGCGTTGGGGTTCATGGCGGTCATGAACCGGGAAATTTCCATTACCGTGATCGCGGCGCTCCTCACCCTCGCGGGCTATTCGATCAACGACACCATCGTCATCTTCGACCGGATTCGTGAAAACATCCGCCTGCGGGGCCGAACGGGCAAGGAGGGGTTGGACGCCCTTATCAACCGTTCCTTGAACGAAACCCTCTCCCGGACGATCATCACGTCCCTGACGGTCTTCATTGTTTTGATTTCCCTCCTGTTGTTCGGCGGCGAGGTGATCCGTGATTTCGCCCTGGCGCTGACTTTCGGCGTTGTGGTCGGGTCCTACTCGACGCTCTTCATCGCCACGCCCCTGGTCTACCTCTGGCAGTCCAAGAGCGGTCGTTCCCTGCGGTGA
- a CDS encoding glycosyltransferase family 9 protein, whose amino-acid sequence MKSVLLIRLSSLGDVVLTTPVAANLKRAGLRVAVLTRRAFAPLFEGNPTVDEVFVFEDRGVWGWARAIRARRFDAVIDLHGTGRSRLWSMVSGATRRVRYDKRAAARRRLVWTKKAAPTLAGGVVDRYLETLAALGVPAVERTPRLYPSREDRPSADFAEALGDSPFLVLAPGAQHATKRWPAERFAAVADRWLSERPNARAVLLGAATDIPAGAAVRAAMDRPVVDWVGRTSLAEMLRILNRAALVVTNDSGATHVAAALGRPTVAVFGPTVREFGFFPVGPRVAVVEGGPLPCRPCALHGKPRCPEGHFRCMTDIPVEHVLAAARVAAGEPRP is encoded by the coding sequence GTGAAGAGCGTTCTCCTGATCCGGTTGTCGTCGCTGGGGGACGTCGTGCTCACGACGCCGGTGGCCGCCAACCTGAAGCGCGCGGGCCTGCGGGTGGCGGTCCTCACGCGGCGCGCCTTCGCCCCGTTGTTCGAAGGGAACCCCACGGTGGACGAGGTTTTTGTTTTTGAGGACCGCGGGGTCTGGGGCTGGGCCCGGGCGATCCGCGCGCGGCGATTCGACGCCGTGATCGACTTGCACGGCACCGGACGGTCCCGCCTGTGGTCCATGGTTTCGGGGGCGACCCGGCGCGTTCGTTACGACAAGCGGGCCGCCGCCCGCCGCCGTCTGGTCTGGACGAAAAAAGCCGCCCCGACGCTGGCGGGGGGCGTCGTGGACCGTTATTTGGAAACCTTGGCCGCGCTGGGGGTGCCCGCCGTCGAACGCACGCCGCGCCTATATCCCTCGCGGGAAGACCGGCCGTCCGCGGATTTCGCCGAGGCCCTGGGGGACTCTCCCTTCTTGGTTTTGGCCCCGGGGGCCCAGCACGCCACCAAACGCTGGCCGGCCGAGCGGTTCGCCGCCGTGGCCGATCGTTGGTTGTCGGAGCGCCCGAACGCGCGGGCGGTCCTGCTGGGGGCCGCGACCGACATTCCGGCGGGGGCGGCCGTTCGAGCCGCGATGGACCGACCGGTCGTGGATTGGGTCGGCCGGACGTCGTTGGCCGAAATGCTTCGGATCCTGAACCGCGCGGCGCTGGTCGTCACCAACGATTCGGGCGCCACGCACGTCGCGGCGGCGTTGGGGCGGCCCACCGTGGCGGTCTTCGGTCCCACCGTGCGCGAATTCGGCTTTTTCCCGGTCGGCCCCCGCGTCGCGGTCGTCGAGGGCGGCCCGTTGCCCTGCCGCCCCTGCGCCTTGCACGGCAAACCCCGCTGTCCCGAGGGGCATTTCCGCTGCATGACGGACATCCCGGTCGAACACGTCCTGGCCGCGGCCCGCGTCGCCGCGGGGGAGCCGCGCCCGTGA
- a CDS encoding glycosyltransferase family 2 protein: protein MPRLSAILIVRNEERDLPGCLDSLRGVADEIVVVDSRSTDRTREIAASRGARVIEKDFAGFGPQKQFALEQATGDWVLNIDADERLTPELGGEIRAALDAGPAVNGFLLPFHNIFLGRRLRFGSHWSESHLRLFRRDKARYAGREIHEGIDVAPPHGRLRGAVRHESYRNFSEYLDKCNRYTGLIARDKRRRGKRFRWWHHLRLPWEFFIRYFLKLGFLDGHPGFVYAALSAFYAWLKFVRMTEDTDAA from the coding sequence ATGCCGCGACTCTCCGCGATTCTGATCGTCCGCAACGAGGAACGCGACCTCCCGGGCTGTTTGGACAGCCTGCGGGGGGTCGCCGATGAAATCGTCGTGGTGGACAGCCGGTCGACCGACCGGACGCGGGAGATCGCCGCGTCACGCGGCGCGCGGGTCATTGAAAAAGACTTCGCCGGGTTCGGGCCTCAAAAGCAATTCGCTTTGGAACAGGCCACGGGCGATTGGGTGTTGAACATCGACGCCGACGAGCGCCTGACGCCGGAGCTGGGAGGCGAGATCCGCGCCGCCCTCGACGCCGGCCCGGCGGTGAACGGGTTCCTCCTGCCGTTCCACAATATCTTTCTGGGCCGGCGATTGCGCTTCGGGAGTCACTGGAGCGAGAGCCATTTGCGGCTGTTTCGGCGGGACAAGGCCCGTTACGCCGGGCGGGAGATCCACGAAGGCATCGACGTGGCCCCGCCGCACGGACGCCTGCGCGGCGCGGTGCGCCACGAAAGCTACCGCAATTTTTCGGAATATCTTGATAAATGCAACCGTTACACCGGGCTGATCGCCCGGGACAAGCGCCGCCGGGGGAAACGGTTCCGTTGGTGGCACCACCTGCGGTTGCCATGGGAGTTCTTTATCCGCTATTTCCTGAAATTGGGTTTTCTGGACGGTCACCCGGGTTTTGTGTACGCGGCGTTGAGCGCTTTCTACGCCTGGCTCAAGTTTGTTCGAATGACGGAGGACACGGATGCTGCCTGA
- the lpxK gene encoding tetraacyldisaccharide 4'-kinase, whose translation MSWPSHPLWRASLALPAAIFGAAARARRRLYADGYFEKTRWPFPIFCVGNLTVGGSGKTPVTLWLTERLKAAGRRPVILSRGHGRRGGPVYVPNQGEALPGAALLGDEPRLLAARLPGVPVSIDADRSAAAGRAWAAGTVDCAVMDDGHQHERLHRDRSLLCMDARTAHGVFVAGRPTPLLPAGPWREKPAAGARADGWVFTRAERLSGAERAALRSAGLPGAVPTFFADYVLSFYEGRTGRPVPAAEWNGASVLALTGVADPAGFEAGLERLGARVRGLRFADHHVFSRKERARATDEAGRDRRRLIVTEKDWQRLPPDFPAVVARLDLKWDGEDPWDSVIASALR comes from the coding sequence GTGAGTTGGCCGAGCCACCCCCTCTGGCGGGCGTCCCTGGCCCTCCCGGCGGCGATTTTCGGCGCGGCCGCGCGCGCCCGACGGCGGCTTTACGCGGACGGGTATTTTGAAAAGACCCGCTGGCCCTTTCCGATTTTTTGCGTCGGGAACTTGACCGTGGGCGGGTCGGGGAAAACCCCCGTGACGCTTTGGCTCACCGAGCGGCTGAAGGCGGCGGGCCGCCGCCCGGTGATTTTAAGCCGGGGCCACGGCCGGCGGGGCGGGCCCGTCTACGTTCCCAATCAAGGAGAGGCCCTTCCGGGGGCCGCGCTTTTGGGGGACGAGCCCCGCCTGTTGGCGGCGCGCCTGCCGGGCGTTCCGGTCTCCATCGACGCCGATCGCTCGGCGGCGGCCGGCCGGGCCTGGGCCGCCGGGACCGTGGATTGCGCGGTGATGGACGACGGTCACCAGCACGAGCGCCTGCACCGGGACCGAAGTCTGTTGTGTATGGACGCCCGAACGGCCCACGGGGTTTTTGTGGCGGGCCGGCCGACCCCCCTCTTGCCCGCGGGGCCCTGGCGGGAAAAACCCGCGGCGGGCGCCCGGGCCGACGGGTGGGTTTTCACCCGGGCGGAACGCTTGAGCGGCGCGGAGCGCGCGGCCCTGCGGTCGGCGGGCCTCCCCGGCGCCGTCCCCACTTTTTTCGCGGATTACGTCCTCTCGTTTTACGAAGGGCGGACGGGCCGCCCGGTTCCCGCGGCCGAATGGAACGGCGCGTCGGTGCTGGCCCTGACCGGGGTGGCGGACCCCGCCGGGTTCGAGGCGGGCCTTGAACGCTTGGGCGCGCGGGTTCGCGGTTTGCGGTTCGCCGACCACCACGTGTTCTCGCGCAAGGAGAGGGCGCGCGCGACGGACGAGGCCGGGCGGGACCGCCGGCGCCTGATTGTGACGGAAAAGGATTGGCAACGGTTGCCGCCGGATTTCCCGGCGGTGGTCGCGCGGTTGGATTTGAAGTGGGACGGGGAGGACCCGTGGGATTCGGTGATCGCGTCCGCTTTGCGATAG
- a CDS encoding glycosyltransferase — MKPLSILHLNTERGWRGGERQTFLLARELARRGHRNVVACRPGEALDQKCRDAGLETFPVSPWSELAIWEAGRLRRFLRSNRVEILHAHTGHAVGLGALAFPGGGARLVATRRVDFPVRGGPGRWKYGRPAAWAAVSQSVASRLIAAGVAPARVRVIPSGVDSAAYPSRRDRDRLRRDRGIDSATRVILHVGALDESKDQATLLRAFARIAPRLADARLLILGDGPLRGALAEIARKEGVAERVSFLGHRADVLEYMALADLVAFPSRKEGLGTVLLDALAIGVPTAATATGGIPDIYGSPTAPELSPVGDATAFAANLERGLDPDEGARRVARGRERVGGFTVTAMADAYERFYDEVICRDSPRF; from the coding sequence GTGAAACCCCTCTCGATCCTGCACCTCAACACCGAGCGCGGTTGGCGCGGCGGGGAGCGGCAGACCTTTCTCCTGGCGCGGGAGTTGGCGCGGCGCGGGCATCGGAACGTCGTCGCCTGCCGTCCGGGGGAAGCGCTCGATCAAAAATGCCGCGACGCCGGCCTTGAAACCTTCCCGGTCTCCCCCTGGAGCGAATTGGCGATTTGGGAAGCGGGACGGCTCCGTCGGTTCCTCCGGTCGAACCGGGTTGAAATTCTGCACGCCCACACGGGCCACGCGGTCGGGCTCGGCGCTCTGGCCTTTCCGGGCGGCGGGGCCCGCCTGGTCGCCACCCGCCGGGTGGATTTCCCCGTTCGCGGCGGGCCGGGCCGCTGGAAATACGGCCGACCCGCGGCCTGGGCGGCGGTGTCCCAAAGCGTGGCGTCCCGCCTGATCGCGGCCGGCGTCGCGCCGGCCCGGGTCCGGGTGATTCCCAGCGGGGTGGATTCGGCGGCCTATCCGTCCCGTCGGGATCGCGACCGCCTGCGCCGAGACAGGGGCATTGATTCCGCCACGCGCGTAATTCTCCACGTCGGGGCCCTCGATGAGAGCAAGGACCAAGCCACCCTCCTCCGTGCCTTCGCGCGGATCGCCCCCCGATTGGCCGACGCGCGGCTTTTGATTCTGGGGGACGGCCCCCTGCGGGGCGCGTTGGCGGAGATCGCCCGAAAAGAGGGGGTGGCCGAGCGCGTCTCTTTTCTAGGACACCGAGCGGATGTTTTAGAATATATGGCGTTGGCCGATCTGGTGGCGTTTCCATCCCGAAAAGAAGGGCTGGGCACGGTGCTGTTGGACGCGCTGGCCATCGGTGTGCCCACCGCCGCCACGGCGACCGGGGGGATTCCGGACATCTACGGCAGTCCCACCGCTCCGGAATTGTCGCCGGTCGGGGACGCGACGGCCTTCGCCGCCAACCTGGAGCGCGGGTTGGACCCCGACGAGGGGGCGCGCCGCGTGGCCCGCGGTCGCGAACGGGTGGGGGGTTTCACCGTCACCGCCATGGCGGACGCTTACGAACGATTTTACGACGAGGTGATATGCCGCGACTCTCCGCGATTCTGA
- a CDS encoding polysaccharide deacetylase family protein, whose amino-acid sequence MLPELLSGIGLLAAGGFSARWNWWRPRAKGLPVLMYHKVGVPPAGSKLKKLWVSVEQLRRQMEYLKRRGYAPLTLRRVAELLDAGDAVPANAAVITFDDGYQNNLTEGLPVLREFGFPATIFVVVNAIGRDNFWHDPATETRVPMLTWDEVRALRDAGWDIGSHTLNHPRLARLTPEDARKELEESHATLAREMGVPPVSFAHPYGNGADDLPLRLLIQNAGYRTACTVHQGLADPVGAPLALRRIFVRGDDTRWDFHLNITRGRARL is encoded by the coding sequence ATGCTGCCTGAGCTCTTGTCGGGGATCGGCCTGTTGGCGGCGGGGGGGTTTTCGGCGCGGTGGAATTGGTGGCGCCCCCGGGCGAAGGGACTGCCGGTGCTCATGTACCACAAAGTCGGCGTTCCGCCGGCGGGGTCCAAGCTTAAGAAATTGTGGGTGTCGGTGGAGCAACTGCGCCGGCAAATGGAGTACTTGAAACGCCGGGGTTACGCGCCGCTCACGCTCCGGCGCGTGGCGGAGTTGTTGGACGCCGGCGACGCGGTCCCCGCCAACGCGGCGGTCATCACTTTCGACGACGGCTACCAAAACAACCTCACGGAAGGGTTGCCGGTGTTGCGGGAGTTCGGGTTCCCGGCGACGATCTTCGTGGTGGTCAACGCCATCGGCCGCGACAACTTCTGGCACGACCCGGCCACGGAAACGCGCGTCCCCATGTTGACCTGGGACGAGGTCCGCGCGTTGCGCGACGCGGGGTGGGACATCGGGTCCCACACCCTCAACCACCCGCGGCTGGCCCGCTTGACGCCGGAAGACGCCCGGAAAGAGCTTGAGGAGAGCCACGCGACCCTGGCCCGGGAAATGGGCGTCCCGCCCGTTTCTTTCGCCCATCCCTACGGGAACGGCGCCGACGATTTGCCCCTTCGGCTGTTGATCCAAAACGCGGGCTACAGGACCGCTTGCACCGTCCACCAGGGTCTGGCCGACCCCGTCGGCGCGCCCCTGGCCCTCCGACGGATCTTCGTCCGGGGGGACGACACCCGTTGGGATTTTCATTTGAACATCACGCGCGGCCGCGCGCGTTTGTAA
- a CDS encoding glycosyltransferase family 4 protein: MKILQILDERWDSGLTAYGLTLARALAARGHSVTIAARPGQAAEKRAAALGFPVLPLGSFLASARAVRAGEFDVVNAHTGAGHTLGFAATRFSRAALVRTRGEARRLSVRPGQAALFRRTEAVVAASRALAEAYAQRFPFLGDRLRVVEPAVDLPVHPAPFPTGPFRAGIVGRLDPVKGHRFFIEAVAQLKGRLADQEFWIAGEDKNLSRKELAALAESAGVGRWIWFHGRVPDVGAFMAQCRVGVVASVESEAVSRAGLEWLAQGRPLVATDVGALPEIVLNGDNGFLVPPKSAGGLARTLGLLMDDPARCEKMGARARRVAEERFSLDRLGAETEKIYQAARARRESA; the protein is encoded by the coding sequence GTGAAGATCCTCCAAATCCTCGACGAACGATGGGATTCCGGGCTCACGGCCTACGGGCTCACTCTGGCGCGCGCCTTGGCGGCGCGGGGCCATTCGGTGACCATCGCCGCGCGACCGGGCCAGGCCGCCGAAAAACGGGCGGCGGCGCTTGGGTTCCCGGTCCTCCCTTTGGGGTCGTTCTTGGCTTCGGCCCGGGCCGTCCGGGCCGGGGAGTTTGACGTGGTCAACGCCCACACGGGCGCCGGCCACACCCTGGGTTTCGCCGCCACGCGTTTTTCGCGCGCGGCGCTCGTGCGCACGCGCGGCGAGGCCCGGCGGCTATCGGTCCGCCCCGGCCAGGCGGCTCTTTTTCGGCGGACCGAGGCGGTGGTGGCGGCGTCCCGCGCTTTGGCGGAGGCCTACGCCCAGCGTTTTCCTTTTTTGGGGGACCGCCTCCGGGTGGTGGAACCGGCGGTGGACTTGCCCGTCCATCCGGCCCCTTTTCCGACGGGGCCCTTCCGGGCCGGGATCGTCGGTCGGTTGGACCCGGTCAAAGGGCACCGTTTCTTCATCGAGGCGGTGGCCCAATTGAAGGGCCGTCTGGCGGACCAGGAATTTTGGATCGCGGGGGAGGACAAAAACCTGTCCCGCAAGGAACTCGCCGCCCTGGCGGAGTCGGCGGGGGTGGGCCGCTGGATTTGGTTCCACGGGCGCGTGCCCGACGTCGGGGCGTTCATGGCCCAATGCCGCGTCGGCGTGGTCGCCTCCGTCGAAAGCGAAGCCGTGTCCCGCGCCGGTCTCGAGTGGTTGGCCCAGGGCCGCCCGCTGGTCGCCACGGACGTGGGGGCTTTGCCCGAAATCGTTTTGAACGGCGACAACGGGTTTTTGGTCCCTCCCAAAAGCGCGGGGGGGCTGGCGCGCACCCTGGGTCTATTGATGGACGACCCGGCGCGCTGTGAAAAAATGGGGGCGCGGGCGCGCCGCGTGGCGGAGGAGCGGTTTTCCTTAGACCGCCTGGGCGCCGAAACCGAAAAAATTTACCAGGCCGCCCGGGCCCGGCGGGAATCGGCGTGA
- a CDS encoding glycosyltransferase family 9 protein gives MRILIVQPRRIGDVILTTPMIDALRQKFPEARIEFLAEGAAAPVLEGYPGLDETLLFDKNLLRWIPEIRRRRYDWVVDFMCNPRTAQLTALSGAPVRAGFDVPFWGRVYNRRVPRGGPDRYVVAYKHQLLEALGVPPARPLPRLTHLAGRDEGARAWWDKEGVGRWGQRVALLPMHRHPVRQWPLEKWAELLPLLLARSDRAVLLFGSPEERPDLERLAAPHPGRAHVIPVGPLAQAAALLARCRVAVSNDSGLMHLAVAMDVPTVTIYGPTSPVACSPATPRHRALRVDGLSCINCERSRCPFNHECMAWLGAARVARETEDLLERTA, from the coding sequence ATGCGGATCCTGATCGTCCAGCCCCGCCGCATCGGCGACGTCATTTTGACGACGCCGATGATCGACGCGCTCCGCCAAAAGTTTCCCGAAGCGCGCATCGAGTTCCTGGCGGAGGGCGCGGCGGCCCCCGTTCTCGAAGGCTACCCCGGCCTGGACGAAACGCTTCTCTTTGATAAAAACCTCCTTCGCTGGATTCCGGAAATCCGCCGCCGCCGTTACGATTGGGTGGTGGATTTCATGTGCAACCCGCGCACCGCGCAACTGACCGCCTTGAGCGGGGCTCCCGTGCGGGCGGGTTTCGATGTCCCCTTTTGGGGACGGGTCTACAACCGCCGCGTCCCGCGCGGCGGCCCCGACCGGTATGTGGTCGCCTACAAGCACCAATTGTTGGAAGCCCTCGGTGTTCCCCCCGCCCGCCCCCTGCCCCGCTTGACGCACCTGGCCGGCCGCGACGAAGGCGCGCGCGCCTGGTGGGACAAGGAAGGCGTGGGTCGGTGGGGCCAGCGGGTGGCCCTCTTGCCCATGCACCGCCACCCCGTGCGCCAATGGCCCCTTGAAAAGTGGGCGGAATTGCTTCCCCTTTTGCTGGCCCGCTCCGACCGGGCGGTTCTTCTGTTCGGAAGCCCGGAGGAACGCCCGGACCTGGAACGCTTGGCGGCGCCGCACCCCGGCCGCGCGCACGTCATCCCCGTCGGACCCCTGGCCCAAGCGGCGGCCCTGTTGGCCCGTTGCCGCGTCGCGGTGTCGAACGATTCGGGCCTCATGCATTTGGCCGTGGCCATGGACGTTCCGACGGTGACGATTTACGGCCCGACCTCGCCCGTGGCCTGCAGCCCCGCCACGCCCCGGCACCGGGCCCTGCGTGTCGATGGGTTGTCGTGCATCAATTGCGAACGGAGCCGTTGCCCCTTCAACCACGAGTGCATGGCGTGGCTGGGGGCCGCGCGGGTGGCGCGGGAGACCGAAGACCTGCTGGAGCGCACCGCGTGA
- a CDS encoding lysophospholipid acyltransferase family protein, translating to MTPHLSLRDRFLAALISGVGALYLRGVGISSRLTVHRSPGVLEREGKNLPIVYAFWHRHQLLLLYVHRGRGVRVLVSRSRDGEFVARALHRLGFRTARGSSSRGGGGAFRDLLDTVQAGGSVAFTPDGPRGPLRSVQPGVVALAARTGAPVVPVAWAGTRVKELNSWDRFLVPLPLGRYAVVYGEPVFLAEEGPAAEGRVRDAIDAAVREAEKRLGDATCC from the coding sequence ATGACCCCCCACCTTTCCCTTCGCGACCGTTTTTTGGCCGCCCTGATTTCCGGGGTCGGGGCCCTTTATTTGCGCGGGGTCGGAATCTCCTCCCGCCTGACCGTCCATCGGTCCCCCGGGGTTCTCGAACGGGAGGGGAAGAACCTTCCGATCGTCTACGCGTTTTGGCACCGCCACCAGCTCCTCTTGTTGTACGTGCACCGCGGGCGGGGGGTGCGGGTTTTGGTCAGCCGGAGCCGCGACGGGGAATTCGTCGCCCGGGCGCTCCACCGGCTCGGTTTTCGCACCGCGCGGGGCTCCTCCTCGCGCGGGGGGGGCGGGGCCTTTCGGGATTTGCTGGACACGGTCCAAGCCGGCGGGAGCGTCGCGTTCACGCCTGACGGGCCGCGGGGCCCGTTGCGGTCCGTTCAGCCGGGCGTCGTCGCCCTGGCCGCGCGGACCGGGGCCCCTGTCGTTCCCGTCGCCTGGGCGGGCACCCGCGTCAAGGAGTTGAACAGTTGGGACCGCTTTCTGGTCCCGCTTCCCTTGGGCCGCTACGCCGTGGTATACGGAGAGCCCGTGTTTCTGGCGGAAGAGGGGCCCGCCGCGGAAGGCCGGGTCCGCGACGCCATCGACGCCGCGGTTCGCGAAGCGGAAAAACGATTGGGGGATGCCACGTGTTGCTGA
- a CDS encoding lysophospholipid acyltransferase family protein: MGFGDRVRFAIEHLAARLLFGALGRMPAALGRPLGRALGRGVGLLRPRQSRVGVANWTAAFPGTSPEEARRRVGGVWAHFGEWFWEYARLGRSSPADYADAIALTGLEGLRDSVKKGKGVLLFTGHLGNWEYATPFMSLDGMPLAMIARRAKNPSVNDFITRVRERFGARVFMHKNAARESLRWLREGKVLGLLFDQRITDGAIAVPFFGRPALTTGLPALLALRLGCAVHPMRSWREGEKIRVDIEPAMEVPAGGPTPENMFELTRRMTERVEAWVRAAPDQWLWIHNRWKP; this comes from the coding sequence GTGGGATTCGGTGATCGCGTCCGCTTTGCGATAGAACATCTGGCGGCCCGGTTGTTGTTCGGGGCGTTGGGTCGAATGCCCGCCGCGCTGGGGCGCCCGCTGGGACGCGCGCTCGGCCGGGGCGTCGGACTCCTGCGTCCCCGGCAGTCCCGCGTCGGCGTGGCCAATTGGACCGCCGCCTTTCCCGGCACGTCGCCGGAAGAGGCGCGCCGCCGCGTGGGCGGCGTCTGGGCCCATTTTGGGGAATGGTTTTGGGAGTACGCCCGGTTGGGGCGCAGTTCCCCCGCGGACTACGCCGACGCCATCGCCCTCACGGGTTTGGAGGGCCTGCGGGATTCCGTCAAGAAAGGGAAGGGGGTGCTCCTTTTTACGGGTCATTTGGGCAACTGGGAATACGCGACCCCGTTCATGAGCCTCGACGGCATGCCGCTCGCGATGATCGCCCGTCGGGCCAAAAACCCCTCGGTCAACGATTTCATCACCCGCGTTCGGGAACGTTTTGGGGCGCGGGTTTTCATGCACAAGAACGCCGCCCGCGAATCCCTGCGCTGGCTCCGCGAAGGGAAGGTTTTGGGCCTCCTTTTCGATCAGCGCATCACCGACGGAGCGATCGCGGTGCCTTTCTTCGGCCGTCCGGCCTTGACCACCGGGTTGCCCGCTTTGTTGGCCCTGCGCCTTGGTTGCGCGGTGCACCCCATGAGGTCCTGGCGCGAAGGGGAAAAAATCCGCGTGGACATCGAGCCCGCCATGGAAGTTCCCGCCGGTGGACCCACGCCGGAAAACATGTTTGAATTGACGCGGCGCATGACGGAGCGGGTGGAAGCCTGGGTGCGCGCCGCCCCCGACCAATGGTTGTGGATCCACAACCGCTGGAAACCGTGA
- a CDS encoding glycosyltransferase family 4 protein: protein MLGSPIGLVVKDLSPDNDAGRAALALAPRLLSRGFIPRLTAHRLAVAPPQDMLGPTLDMDTVGAWPFPAAWAAASFDRAARRRQGKLQVVLTHGFGDLSSQDVLTLLDGEPDLRKTPGWRAGLTRRQLAPDGSRVITVPSELMRGWVAERGVAGTRVRLVRPGVDGKEFSPALRGPGRFTLRQSAGWTDDLKIVFAPVWAEAERRHLTLVVRAVDRLLARWPVALCVVGKADFRGDAAAYRLISRGRLFQVERTPYLSRYLAAADAMTLPSRFEGFGIVVLESLACGTPAVVSDRVGAGEILTPGVDGEIVHDLNSPDELAAAIEKALGFDRAACRRKAEAHPWDGVADAHAKIYRELI from the coding sequence ATGCTGGGTTCGCCGATCGGCTTGGTGGTCAAGGATCTGTCCCCGGACAACGACGCGGGCCGCGCCGCCCTGGCCCTGGCCCCGCGGCTCTTGTCGCGCGGGTTCATCCCCCGATTGACCGCCCATCGGTTGGCCGTCGCGCCCCCCCAGGACATGTTGGGCCCCACCCTGGACATGGACACCGTCGGGGCGTGGCCCTTTCCCGCGGCCTGGGCCGCCGCGTCGTTCGATCGGGCGGCCCGCCGGCGGCAAGGGAAATTGCAGGTGGTCTTGACCCACGGGTTCGGCGACCTGTCCAGCCAGGACGTGTTGACGTTGCTCGACGGGGAGCCCGACCTTCGGAAAACCCCCGGGTGGCGGGCGGGCCTGACGCGCCGCCAATTGGCGCCCGATGGGTCGCGGGTGATCACGGTGCCCTCCGAACTGATGAGGGGCTGGGTGGCCGAGCGGGGGGTCGCCGGGACGAGGGTCCGCCTGGTCCGCCCCGGGGTCGACGGGAAAGAATTTTCGCCCGCGCTGCGCGGTCCGGGGCGATTCACGTTGCGGCAATCGGCGGGATGGACCGATGACCTCAAAATCGTTTTTGCGCCGGTCTGGGCCGAGGCCGAGCGGCGGCACCTGACGCTGGTGGTGCGGGCGGTGGACCGCCTGTTGGCGCGTTGGCCGGTCGCTCTGTGCGTGGTGGGCAAGGCGGACTTCCGCGGGGACGCCGCGGCCTATCGATTGATCTCCCGGGGTCGTCTCTTTCAGGTGGAGAGAACCCCTTATCTCTCGAGGTACCTCGCCGCCGCCGACGCGATGACCCTGCCGTCACGCTTTGAGGGGTTTGGCATTGTCGTGTTGGAGTCCCTGGCCTGTGGGACCCCGGCCGTTGTCAGCGACCGGGTGGGCGCGGGGGAAATCTTGACCCCCGGGGTGGATGGGGAAATCGTCCACGATTTGAATTCGCCCGACGAATTGGCGGCGGCCATCGAAAAGGCTTTGGGGTTCGATCGGGCCGCTTGCCGGCGGAAAGCGGAAGCCCACCCCTGGGACGGCGTCGCCGACGCCCACGCAAAAATTTACCGGGAACTGATATGA